ACTGAAAAATGCAACGGGCTTGGAAGCCCGTAGCCACCATCTCTGATTTTCGGGGTGCAAGTGTCTGCGCCCCTACTTGATATCAAACCAGAGGTCGTTGTTCATATCGCTTAGGAATTGGTCGCGGTCGCCTTGTTCCTTGATTTGTTCGACGGAATGCAGTGCGAGTTCGCGCCACTTCAGTGCTTCGTCCCGATTCCCCGCAGCCGCGTACGCTCTTGCCATTCCTTCGTAAGCATACCCCAAATCGAAGTCGGTGAAATGATGTTCCATCGTCAAATCGTAACAGCGTTTCGCATGGTGCAGCGCTTGCTCGGGACGCTTTAGCACTGCCGCGACATGGGAAATCATCCATTCGCCGCGTTGTGTGTTGAGGGTCGTACCGACATAACTCCAGTGTTGTGCCGAAGCATAAGCGAGCCGTAATGCGGTCTCCCCATCTTCGATCTCCTTCGATGCGACATATTTATCTAAAAAGTCCCACGACTGATTGAAGAATTCAATCGCATAATACTTGTGCATCTCTTCTTTGGTCGGCACTTTTTTCTCGGGTTGCTCACTCATGTTTATCCTTTCTTTTCAACACCTTTCCAACGCAAAGGGCCCTCAACAAATCGCCGATACAAGTTCTTCAAGGTTTCCCCATTTCCCCACGCAAACAATTGATACACTTTATCAAATTCCGGTTTCGCCTCCCAGCCGCACATCGAGATTATTACTTTAGTATTATTCGCATCAATGGGATGAAACTCGATAACCGTTGCGATTTTTGCTGCGACTTCCGGATTGGGAAAACCGGGCGGGGTGCGTTTTATCCGAATCGAAAGCAATCGCTCCGGGACAAACGATAGCACTTCATTCTGGATGTTTGTGGTATCACCGATGCGGTGGGTGGGGTCGTAACTCGCTTCCCAGACTCCTCCAACCCGGAAATCGATTTCGACAACCGGCGCGACAAAGGAACGCAACCCTTCAGTCGTTGTAAAAGCATTCCAAACTTCTTTGACTGAGGTGGGTATCACCGCTTCGTGTTGCAGCAGTTTTCCGGTGGCGTGTTGAAAGGAGGTGTTTTTTACGACCGAGTCCGGCAGTGTAAAAGCGAACAAAGAACTTGCTAATGCGAGTAACGTGAGCAATCCGAGCCCTACCGCTCTTATTGACATCTTCCTCCCCCCTGAAAACCGAATCATACTACTTCAATAACAGTACTTTCCGGGTTTGTTCAATTTTTCCGGATTGCAATCGTACGAAATAAACCCCGCCTGCACAAGCATTCGGACGCCAAGTCAACGAATGATTTCCCGCCCGCATCGGTTGATTCACCAAAGTTGCCACGGAACGTCCGGTAACATCATGGATGGTCAACGATACTTGTTCGTACTGCGGCAATGCGAACCGAATCGACGTCAATGCATTGAACGGATTCGGATAATTTCCCAGCAATCCGAATTCATGAGGAATCACGGAAAGCGTCTCAATCGCGCGGTTGATAATCAACTCGTAGAGTGCAAATTCATTCGGTTCGATGTTGCTGTTTCCTGTCACCGGGGCAGGGATTTGCGAAACCAGTGCGCCACCATCGTTGGTTTGGTACGAGGCGAATGCCAGCCATATCCGTTCACGGGTACCACCCATTTCCGCCGTGAGGTTGAGCGCTCCTTCCACCACGTTTCCTGCTGCAACTCGCGCGTTCGCATTAGCAGCTTGATTGAACCAACCAGCCCAGTTATTGGAGCTCTCGTTGCCGATATATGCCGCGGATTGCATCACTTGTCCCTGCTTCGCCCACGGTGCCGCGACCATAATGCTGGTACAATCGCCGAGCATGAGGAAATGATCGCGTCCGTGGCTGCGAGCACTGGTCGCCGCGATATACAATTCCTCCCCGTTCCAATCGGCGTATAACGTAACCGAATCGCGGCTGCCGATGGTTGTTACCCATGATTCGAGTAGTCCATCCATTACATACTCGCGCGTCCCGCCGCCGCCGCCGCCCGTAACCGGTACGTTCCAATTTTGACCGTTGTTGTTATCCCACCGGTTTTGTGCATCGCGGAAAACGAAGTTCACCGAAACAGCATTCGCGGGAATGATGTAACGATACCACCAGCGATGAGCGCCGGTGTCCGGTTGCATGGCGGGATCGGGTGTAATAGTTCCCTGCCAGTTGCTATGCCCGATATGGATATATACCGGATTTGTTGTATCGGCTAATGCACCAGCAACCGCATCGTAACGAATGGTGAGAGTGTCGCCAACCTGTGGCGCTTGCGGAGTCCATGTGACGGCATTTCCACTGCCGCTTCCCGTACCATTTCCGATATAGGTGTGCTGCAGCGGGGACCGTTTCGTAAAACCAAGACTATCGATTGCCTCGACATAATAATCGATGAGCACATTACCGCTATCGGTTATAGCGGGATCGGTCACATGGAGATAATACTCGTCGGCAATGGCTTGTGGCAGCTCGAAGAAATTGATTTCCGGGCTATTGAAAAAGTTTCCACTCGGAAAGATTCTTCGTGTCATCGGTCGGGTTACCCAGGTCCCGACTTCATTCCCGTTGGCATACACTTCGTTCTGATTGCTGCTTAACGGATTTACACCATCCTGGTCGATCCGGTATTTGAAATTCACCGTTTGGATACCGGATACATCGTATGCGAAGGTCCATATCCAGAAATCGCGATTATTCATTACCTGCCGATACCCATACTGCGGTCCGAACCCAATGCTGCCTGGATTATGCGGATACTGTTGCGGCAACCAAATCGTCGGCGGTGTTTGATCGATACCGGAATTTATCACTATGTTCGCATGTTCGATCGCGTTGTTACAGGTAATCGTCGCTTTGACTTCCATATCGAGCGAGGCGCCATAGTACATGAAATCACTGGCAGTGCCGGGAAGGAAGAAGTGCCAAGCTAGTTCGGCATGAGTCGCATTGTTCGCAATCGGATCGCGAATCGCTTCGATCCGGACATTGCCCGCAATCTGTTCCGCGGTTTCGACGTGATTTTGTGCCGCCGTAATCACAGCCCAATTCCGTTCATCCTCCGCCCAGCCATTCGCGATATCGATTTGTCCGGTTGCATTCACCAGCGGCCAATTCCAATTGATGTAATCGGGGGAACCGAAATCCCCATCGGCATTCACCCATGCACCATCCTCGACATGGATGACATCGTTTTGCGCAACTGGATATTGCGTGAGATAGGTTTGGACTGTGGTCGGGACATGCCCTGCCGCCACTGCCGCCGTCGTAAAATTATGGACACTCTCCATGTAGTAGGAGTAGCCGCCACCATAGGCATTATCGCCATCGTGTCCGAGTACGATGAGCATAGGATGATTCGGCTCATTCGCTGGTGCGATGGTATTGATATCGGTGATCCCGTAGGATTGATAACCATCGACCCAACTCATCGCCATCTCGACTGGTACGACGATAATCCGGTAGACCGTTCCGCTATCGGGATCGACATACTGCGCATAGTGTGGACGCATTGAAAACGGATACGCATTGCGGGGGGTACACCCCCGGTCGATAGTGCGGGCAAACCAATTCGTTTGCGAAGGATTGATTTGATCGGCACGATTCGGTGGATCGCAATTCTCACCGCCGGTGCCGAAAACCATTGGGAAATTCTCGCAGGCACGGGAGAGATGATTGTTTGCGACAA
This region of bacterium genomic DNA includes:
- a CDS encoding carbohydrate-binding protein; protein product: MRIRIVFLLLFLPLAAIAQVHTTYLWHLHQPIYWPDQAPSNTNNYEKAWESIQRRNAGAQHPENDVAQIFSVADRVAAYQNRIRDAIQSMGGVNSGAQVTYSGSLIENVGSLGSHSANGYTPTWYQANRTARNWNTSANLPRLDLVLFPYHHPLIPLLDEATVIKSVQLYQSGYSAAWGNTPAHSNGLMPPELAFSERNIKALVQAGVQWVFVANNHLSRACENFPMVFGTGGENCDPPNRADQINPSQTNWFARTIDRGCTPRNAYPFSMRPHYAQYVDPDSGTVYRIIVVPVEMAMSWVDGYQSYGITDINTIAPANEPNHPMLIVLGHDGDNAYGGGYSYYMESVHNFTTAAVAAGHVPTTVQTYLTQYPVAQNDVIHVEDGAWVNADGDFGSPDYINWNWPLVNATGQIDIANGWAEDERNWAVITAAQNHVETAEQIAGNVRIEAIRDPIANNATHAELAWHFFLPGTASDFMYYGASLDMEVKATITCNNAIEHANIVINSGIDQTPPTIWLPQQYPHNPGSIGFGPQYGYRQVMNNRDFWIWTFAYDVSGIQTVNFKYRIDQDGVNPLSSNQNEVYANGNEVGTWVTRPMTRRIFPSGNFFNSPEINFFELPQAIADEYYLHVTDPAITDSGNVLIDYYVEAIDSLGFTKRSPLQHTYIGNGTGSGSGNAVTWTPQAPQVGDTLTIRYDAVAGALADTTNPVYIHIGHSNWQGTITPDPAMQPDTGAHRWWYRYIIPANAVSVNFVFRDAQNRWDNNNGQNWNVPVTGGGGGGTREYVMDGLLESWVTTIGSRDSVTLYADWNGEELYIAATSARSHGRDHFLMLGDCTSIMVAAPWAKQGQVMQSAAYIGNESSNNWAGWFNQAANANARVAAGNVVEGALNLTAEMGGTRERIWLAFASYQTNDGGALVSQIPAPVTGNSNIEPNEFALYELIINRAIETLSVIPHEFGLLGNYPNPFNALTSIRFALPQYEQVSLTIHDVTGRSVATLVNQPMRAGNHSLTWRPNACAGGVYFVRLQSGKIEQTRKVLLLK
- a CDS encoding SRPBCC domain-containing protein, coding for MSIRAVGLGLLTLLALASSLFAFTLPDSVVKNTSFQHATGKLLQHEAVIPTSVKEVWNAFTTTEGLRSFVAPVVEIDFRVGGVWEASYDPTHRIGDTTNIQNEVLSFVPERLLSIRIKRTPPGFPNPEVAAKIATVIEFHPIDANNTKVIISMCGWEAKPEFDKVYQLFAWGNGETLKNLYRRFVEGPLRWKGVEKKG